A region of Juglans regia cultivar Chandler unplaced genomic scaffold, Walnut 2.0 Scaffold_746, whole genome shotgun sequence DNA encodes the following proteins:
- the LOC118343648 gene encoding adenylate kinase 4-like, translating into MASSGVALDDIPSVDIMTELLRRFKCSSKPDKRLILVGPPGCGKGTQSPIIKDEYCLCHLATGDMLRAAVSAKTPLGIKAKEAMEKGELVSDDLVVGIIDEAMKKPSCQKGFILDGFPRTVVQAQKLDEMLVKQGVKIDKVLDFAIDDSILEERITGRWIHPSSGRTYHTKFAPPKVPGVDDVTGEPLMQRKDDNPEVLKSRLAAFHTQTKPVIDYYGKKGVLAQLHAEKPPNVVTTEVQKVLSQ; encoded by the exons ATGGCGAGTTCTGGAGTAGCATTGGACGACATACCTTCTGTTGATATCATGACCGAACTCCTCCGCCGCTTCAAGTGCTCCTCCAAGCCTGACAAGCGTCTAATTCTCGTCg GACCACCGGGATGTGGAAAAGGCACACAGTCGCCAATTATCAAGGATGAGTACTGCTTGTGTCATTTGGCAACTGGTGATATGCTGAGAGCTGCAGTGTCTGCTAAAACTCCTCTTGGAATCAAGGCTAAAGAAGCCATGGAAAAG GGAGAACTTGTATCTGATGATTTGGTGGTTGGGATCATTGACGAAGCTATGAAGAAACCATCATGTCAAAAAGGTTTCATCCTGGATGGTTTTCCGAGGACTGTGGTTCAAGCACAAAAG CTTGATGAGATGCTTGTGAAGCAGGGGGTTAAAATTGACAAGGTTCTCGACTTTGCAATTGATGATTCCATATTGGAGGAGAGGATCACTGGTCGTTGGATACACCCTTCGAGTGGTCGAACCTACCACACAAAATTTGCACCTCCCAAGGTTCCTGGTGTTGATGAT GTCACAGGAGAACCTTTGATGCAACGGAAAGATGATAATCCGGAAGTTCTCAAGTCAAGGCTAGCAGCCTTTCATACACAAACCAAACCA GTTATCGATTATTATGGCAAGAAGGGTGTTCTTGCACAGCTTCATGCGGAGAAACCCCCAAATGTGGTCACTACTGAGGTTCAGAAGGTTCTCTCGCAGTAA